Proteins encoded within one genomic window of Thermanaerothrix sp.:
- a CDS encoding rubredoxin — protein MKKYVCTVCGYVYDPANGDPDSGIAPGTPFEEIPDDWVCPVCGVGKDMFEVSE, from the coding sequence ATGAAGAAGTACGTATGCACCGTGTGCGGCTACGTTTACGATCCCGCCAACGGGGATCCCGACTCCGGCATCGCCCCTGGAACCCCCTTTGAGGAGATCCCCGACGACTGGGTCTGCCCGGTGTGCGGGGTTGGGAAGGACATGTTCGAGGTGTCCGAGTAA